The Metarhizium brunneum chromosome 3, complete sequence DNA window attagctttaaaagcttataattttttaaattaaaattagcgcctagtatataatataataataaactacTTTCTAACCtagaaattattttagttattactttatataaatagtaAAGGTAATACTAGaaagttatattttattaatttactttCTGTGTACTTTTAAGCTATTACCGCCAGGAGAGGGATATTAGtttagtatattatactaataagtattataagaaaCTAGATATTAAGTACTACCTTATATTCCTTATTATaccttttaattaataagaactttaagctttttttagctattaataaaacctAGCTTTAAaagaaactaaaaaatattaagtacttaattattaataaaaaaagtatattagaattatattagttattataaattaataattatttttataaggcctttttaaataaaaataataagttatttaataatcttaatatctttttaattaataactttttttagcttttatttatattataaaagctattttattataataaaaaaatataaaaaataaaaattaaaagtaaaaatatatataaatattttaataaattagttttttaaaggttatttaataataataaaataataattaaaaagtattttatattacttttaaaaaattataacttttttaattattaattaagttttaaaaactttttttaatttaagtataaataaaactaaataattaaaaagttattaggtttattaatactttataagtatatataattaaaaataaggtaaataaatataattattattattttaattattttagctaGCTAGTTATATAGGTTAAGGCTAAGAATATTAGccttaatattattattacttctaataatataataggtaaccttataaagtaaatttttatatatattaatacctaCTTAATACTAATATCTAACTTTTAGTAACTAGttagcttttataatagcgcttataatattatttataatattagctaGGTACCTAGAATTAACCTTATttaaaactttttttatattattataataaaatttaataagtataataaattaatatttttaattattattaataattaaaaaattattttaattttcttaataaaaaaaaacttttttattaaagctatttattatacttatacttagttttttttaattatatattatattattattatttataaattataaaatattattaaaaatataattattataaaccttttttattaaaatttttaaataagttttaattatatagttattttttatataaaaatacttaaaagcttaatattaaatatattatttaattataattatttatttttataagttttttttaaataaaataaaaataaaaataaaagattaatattataaaaaataataggTTCTTACATAAAATCCTTATAAGATAGACTAGAGTTCTGcataataaattatataactGCTCAAAGCTTAACTAGATtactaactaatataatagctgTAATAATTACTTACTTGGCCTAAGAACTCTTAACCTTTGGATAATTCTACCCCTTGCACCCACACAGCTCTAACGTGCAAGGGGTGGAGTAATATTTTATCAATATATGGTAATACGTATTGCCATATCGGAAATACTATTAGACACACTGGACGCACTCAAGGAGGCAGGGATTGACCGTACAGATGAGGAACCCTGCGTCTTCACCGACGGCAAAATTCTGGTCCTTGTCTATGTCGATGATATCCTGATCCTCAGCCCGCCGCAAGAAAAGGAATCTGTGGACAAGCTTGTCAAGTATCTGCAAGGCAAGTCCAACCTTCGCGAAGAAGAATTTAAATGGTATCTTGGCATCAGAGTCATAAGAGATCGACCAAGCCGGAAGATCTATCTCTGTCAAGATGCCCACGTCGACAAAATTGCGCGAAAGTTCAAGCTCTGCGACTCAAAGCTTCGAGTATCATCGATTCCGATCACGACTACTCCTCTTGTTAAGCATGATACACAGGCTTCCAAGGAAGAGATTCAAGCATATCAGGAAGGAGTTGGGTCTCTGATGTATATCGCAGTCATGACCAGGCCTGATATAGCACGAGCAGCTACACAGCTTGCAAGGTTCCTGACAAACCCATCACCCGAGCATCTTGCTGCCGCTGACCAATGTATCCGCTATCTCTACACGACAAAGTTCCTTGCCATCGTCTATTATGGGATGCACGTTGGAGAAGCACTTGTGATTGCAAGTGATGCGTCATTCGCGGACGATGCTGAAACCCGACGGTCGTCGCAGGGATATGTAATGACACTTTTCAACGGACCAGTTGTGTGGAAGGCTGGACTCCAGGACACAGTTACGACTTCGACAACTGAGGCAGAAATCTTGAGCTTAGAGAGAACAGCCAAGGAAAGTTACGCCGTAGACCGACTGCTCAGGGACATTTCTCTTGATCTTGGACCTCTCAAGATATACTATGACAATCTTCAGTCAATCCGACTTGTGGTTGAGGAAAACCAGAGAGTCACAACGAAGCTGCGACACGTTGATGTTCAGAACATGTGGCTGAAGCAATAATTCAAGAAGGGTAGGTTTCTGGTAGAATACCTACAGACCGACCAGATGCCAGCAGACGGCTTGACGAAAGCCTTGTCGAGATCGAAGGTCGAACACTTCCGTTCAATGCTGAACCTGATAGATATCAAAAGGGAGACGAACTTGGAAGAGAAGACTGTGACATAAGATGGTAATGAACCTACGGGTGGGTGTGACCGTGTGATACGCTGATATCTTCAAGCAGCGTTGACTTGATCGCTCAACGCTGGGGGGTGTGTCGCATATCAGGCCTACCCTAATTGTACCTCATGAAAAATTGAGACAGTGTTGCAGCTGCCTGGCATGCAGCTGCAACAACCTAAACTATCAAAGGTTTCTTTTGTGTATAAAGAGTTCTTGCTCCTCAGATAATTCTCATTTAATACAATTGGCGCCTACGGCGCCATTTTACTCGATCTTTTGTGACCCTCAATTGTCTGACACGACGCTTTGACATCCAGTAATTGCACCAAGCTCTGCGACTCCAGCCTACAAAGGCATTATCCGACATTTGTAATTCTGTAACAGCAAATGTAAATCACAATTTTAGCTAGATAGTCATCTCATTACTAAAACAAGACAAAGGTTGTGTATGCAAA harbors:
- the POLX_0 gene encoding Retrovirus-related Pol polyprotein from transposon TNT 1-94; this encodes MVIRIAISEILLDTLDALKEAGIDRTDEEPCVFTDGKILVLVYVDDILILSPPQEKESVDKLVKYLQGKSNLREEEFKWYLGIRVIRDRPSRKIYLCQDAHVDKIARKFKLCDSKLRVSSIPITTTPLVKHDTQASKEEIQAYQEGVGSLMYIAVMTRPDIARAATQLARFLTNPSPEHLAAADQCIRYLYTTKFLAIVYYGMHVGEALVIASDASFADDAETRRSSQGYVMTLFNGPVVWKAGLQDTVTTSTTEAEILSLERTAKESYAVDRLLRDISLDLGPLKIYYDNLQSIRLVVEENQRVTTKLRHVDVQNMWLKQ